The DNA region CGCGAACTGCTACTCCTCGTACTGTTTGAGATCTTCATACTAATACAAAGTTGCATGATAAGTCTTCAATCATTAATTCTACAAATAATTGTCTAATACATCAACCAAATGATgcttttttattttttctcTAATTCTGTCTAGTGATATCCCTCACGATACCCTTCCCAACCTTCATCAAACCCTCTCTAGCCTCCCAAGCTGGGTAGACACCAACCATACCCAGACCCACAAACAACCAAATAAGAGAAATGCAGACCCAGGCAGTAAAACCCTTGACGGGGTAGACGTGTGATGTGAAGAAtaagggaagagggatgACCTTTTTTCGTGTACGTCAGCTTTAGTCACTGACGTGCCagaaaagagaaatggTGACTCACAAAGATAAGAATGACGACTAATGAAAGAGCAGCAATGGCAGCAAACCTGAAAGCTTTTTGTAACTCTTCGTTTTCCTTAGTCATATCTGTAGGTTGCGCCTCAACAGTGGTGTGGGTAGTGTTCCTCATAGGCTCCGCACCACCCTGGAACCCTTCACCCTCACCGTCgagcttctccttttcatcgtCATACGCAAGAGGAGGCGCGGTGTTTTCGGTAAGAGTGAAATCctccttgttgttgatggaTCGGGTAATATCCCAGTCAAAGTTGGCAGGATGGATATAAGACCAAGCGACAGTGATAATACCACCGACACCGATAGACAGGAGGTTACCCGTAAGCATCTCGTAATCGCCGAAAGTAGTAGTAACGTTGATGACACCGTCGTTAAGAGTAGAAGTGATACCCAACCAACCGGCAACACCGGCGCAGAAGCCCAAGACGGCTCCAACACAAGCACCGGTACCATTGCACTTCCTCCAGGTGATACAGAGGGCAATAGGGACAACAGCGCTTCCGATGATACAACCCATCAGTTCGTAGAGGTAACCCATGCTAACACCAATGTAGTTGAAGGCAGTAGCGATCGCACCCATGAACAAGGCGTAGCTGAAGATACAGACGTGGGATACCCAGAGGATTTGCTTCTCAGAGGGGTTGGGACGGATGTAGGTGCCAAAGATGTCATAAgtgaggatggaggagacTGCAATCTGCTCAGCGGAACAGGCAGAGGTGAcggcaaggaaaaggaggataAGCATAGCGGTGGCACCAGACTGGCCCATGAGTGCACTCGCAGCTGGACATGATTAATCAGCTGGAAGCTCTAAAGCTATTGGAAGAAAGCGACATACCCTTAACAGCGGGCAAACCGGCAGAGACTTCATCGGGAGTTaaagtgatgatggggGTAGATGTGCCGTGGGCCAAGGCTACAGCAGAAAGCCCCAAAGAAGTGGCAATACCCAAGGGGATACCGAACCAAGCGACTAGGGATACGTCAGTATGATCGGCTTGAGTCTTGTAAGAAATATACTCACTACCACCCCACAAGAAGGCCTTGACGGAAGTCTTGGGATCGGAAGCGATGGCTCGTTGCCAGTAAGCCTGGTCATTAAAGACAGTACCAAAGTTACCTACATCATGTTAGTGGCAGTCCTTCAATCAAAGGTATGTGCCCGATGCCTTCACTTACCGACGATGTTAAGGACACCAAAGATGAGACCACTTTTGGACCTCATGGTCAAGTAAGAGCCCTGGGCATTACCAGAGATAGGATTGGCCTCGGCGGCATAATTGAGCAACTCCCACATCTTGGATGGAGAGCCGATGATGGGTGAGGTGGCATAGGCGACGAGAGCGAAGGAGATCAATATGCAATAGAGGACGAGGGTATGGGAATAGTCGGCGATCAAAGTGGCTCGCATACCACCGGTGAGGACGTAAATGGAGACACCGAGAGGAATGAGGAAACAAGCCGCAACAGTGTTCATGCCGGTAAGGTCGGTAACAGTAGCGGAACCCCCCAAAATCAGCATAGCTAAAAACAAAAGCAACAGTCAGTGGAAGTTCGACTCgcaaggagatggaattGACGTGCTGGAAACGATGATGTTGGTCGCAAGGgcaaagaacaaaaagacaaggTGAGCAGCTCGGCCCCATCGAGCCTTGATGATTTCAAGATAGGTATGGCAGAAAGGAGCGTGTTGCTTAAGCTTGCTGGAGATCATggcaaagagaaggacTTGGATGGCAGCACCGGAAGCATACCACCAAGGTCCGCTGATGCCAAACTTGTATCTGCTCAAAGTAAGCACCAAAGTACTACTGCCGGAAACTACTTGTACACTTACGCAGTAGCACTAGACTGTAAAAGGGTAGCCGCCCATGTCCAAGCACTGACGATGCCAGCGGCGATCAAACCGGGAGGAACGCTTCGGCTAGCAGAATTGAACTCTTCAGCGGAAGAAGTTTTGTGAGACGTGTATCGTGTCTGGAGTTTTGCGATGCTATTGAATTGTCAGTAATTTTTACTTCCCATGGTTGAATGAAAAGTCTTACCCGACCATCAGCAAACTGAAGAACAGACCCATTCCAATCTAATGGCACGTGTTGTCAGTAAAAGTAGGGTACTATGGTATGAAGCGCAAGTGATACTCACAACGACACCATAACCGGCCCCTTGAGGCAACACTGTTGACGACATggtccttctctccttggtTTAGTTAGTTGAGGCAAAGTTCTAGTGGAATTGAAAGGTTATAGGGAGAAGTGGGGGCGATACATCGGCTTCCACCTTACGCTATATACTACTTAGCAACGATTTACCTTCATCCGCCCACCGAAAGCGGTATTAACAAAGATACCAGGATAGCTGTGGTAGCCAACCAATTTCCCTTCTCTTATCTCTTTAGCGTTGCAATTGCTTCATGCTTTTCCCCCAGAGATGGCAAGCCAAAAACTCGGAGATAATAAAAGGAGAATGCTTGAATGTGATTTGTCGATCCTGCAGCATCAACTGATAAGCATCATGTCATTTTCTCTTACGATATCCGGCTTTCGTATTTGAGTGCCGTTGCCTGGAACCCCTATCAGTGCATAGCAAACTCTGTGCCGGAATTGTAATAACACAAATCTGATCTCACAGTGCCTCTCGGTGGAGGAAATTGgaatgagaagaaaaaaaatcatAGAAGCATATATTTAGAGTCATAGTATAATAGAGGCATCATGAAGAGCTCCGTCGTTGATGACACCTGGCTTTGACAATGTCTCAAACTTCATATTTGCAGACCTTTCAACTGCAGAAAATGGTGACAAATTTCCGGTCCTTCAACTCTAAGATTTCAGGCGTACCAGCGAGAGGCTGGCCGCAGGCCGTATAACTAACAGCATTGAGAGCTGGCGCTCAGTGTCGAAGGATTCTCTCAATATCCCAACCCTGAAACACCTCTCTGTCGTGCTCTCTGCCTCTTATCCGGCCTCTGTGTATCTGCCAACCAGGAGCCCATCACACCTAAACTCAAGCAAGTAGTAGTCTAGTCTACTAATAGTATATATGCCTTCATTCTCTAGCTGTCACTTTGTTCTATGGTGGCGTATCTTTCCGTCTACATATCCATGCTCTTGGTGGTTCATTATGGTATCCTTCTCTACTTTATTAGACTCGATTATGATTCGCTCAGGCGGCAAGATGTAGTCGCTTTGTCGCCATCACACTTAATTTCTGACACTGACGTCGGTTATTAGATAAAGGCCTAGCTCATTTCTATTGGTTCCCGTAATCATTTTAACCGTGCCTGATCGCTAGCGCGTTCCCTTTATCTTTCACTTTTCGCAGCTTATCTTTCACTTTTCGCAGCTTATCTTTCTACTGGCCGTTCGACTTTTAAACGAACACCGATTGCTTTCATTTCTTTGTAAGCTGCACTCCCCCGTATCCTTCCGTTGAAAAatggagaatggaaagTGGAAGGCTGAAAAAGGAGCACAAAAGTGGTAATGAAGGGGAGATGTGGAAGTAGCATAGTGAAGGAAACAGGAAGGGAGAGTTGAGGAAACAAATGAGACCAACAAATGCCAAGTATGCAGGTATGGGAAAATGTGATAGTAGATAGGGGGGAAAAATGAGAACTTGAAGGCTTTTGATAAGCAAAAAGGATAAGAATGAAGATTTTTAACGCGTACATGCAAGTGCACGCAATGGCTTATTTAGCAAATAAAGATCACAAGAGTTCTACAACTCGTTATGTAACTAGAAACACAGACGTCAACGACAACATTTTCTGACGTACAACCTGCTAATCCTCAAAATATTATTACTCTACCCCAACTTTTCCTTTAGTAGCACTGTTCAGACGTCCATCACACACACGCCGCCGTATTTCAATCGCATTAAAACAGCTTGGCCATGATCTTATCCTTGACGGTCGCTGGCGGCGAATCGTCCTTCTTTTGTTGATAGTACTGGTTGAGAGCATCAAAGAAGTCAAGGTCACTATGAAGATCCACATCTTTACTCTTATGGAAAGGCGTTCGTTCGTATATTTTGAAAAACAATCCGATCGCCCCAGCCAAAGCAATCTACAAGTACAGCCAATGTAGTCAGTACAGGTACAAGCAACATGCTCCTAACGTGGGGTATACTCACGATACCATAGTTGAAAATAAATGTGGCAACATTCCAATTCCCTTTCAAAAACACTGAATATCCTTGGAGCCAAATGAAGAGGCAAGCCCAGCACAGTGCCCAGTATCCCGCAAAAGGCTGGAATTTGGAGTAGACCGGAAGAAATTCTTTTCGATCAATGTTCTGAACTTTCATGGCGCTGTAGAAGCGGACATAGGTGAATGCCATGACACACCAATTGCTATAGCCATGATTAGCATCACAGTGATCTAGGACTGACAGGAGCGATCCGAGGCGACGTACAGCATAGTAGCAGCCGTGCAAAAGTTTAAGATCCAATTGAGAACCTTCGCACTAGTGGATCCTAGAGCGAGGTAGGCCAAACAAGAGAAAAGCATCACCACAATGACTGCTAGGTAAGGCACACCCCTAGACATCTATTAGCCCTCCTTTCAACAGATAAAGACGACGCACGAGGAGAATAACTCACTTTTTATTGAGTCGACGAAGTACAGCAGGAGCCTTACCATCTAGCGCCAAAGCGTGCAAGCTTCGAGAGGCGTTAAAGGTGTAGGCGTTACCACCGGAGACGATACATGTTAGCAGGGCGGCCGTGACGATGGAGGGCAAGACGGGTATTTTAAGTCGGTTCATGGAAATCACACTACAGATCCTTTATGTCAATCATGAATGTGACAATGCTGAGCGATTTAGACAGAATGGAGGGCGTACTAAGGTGATCCACCAGCATAAGTGCCGTCACCTGCCACAAGTCTATGCAAAAAGTCAGCTCAAGTCGTAATAGCTCCATTAATGGCCATGCACTTACGTCGGATCATTATAAGGCACAAGAATACCCACACAAAGAGCACCCCCAATAAAAAAAACAACCAATCGAGCCATGATCGTCTTGAAAGCTCTAGGTACCGTCTTCCGAGGGTCGGTCGCTTCACCAGCAATCATCGAAATATACTCGGGCCCGCCTATACAGAAGCCAGCAGTATTGACAGCATTGATGAATGATTCGAGGCGTGTGGAAGGGGAGTCACCAGCCCAAGGACCAGGGTCTTTCCAGTATCTAAAGCCGAAACGGCTTTTGAGCAAAAAGATTAGCGGAAGTGGACAAGGTGAACGGGTTTGGGTGCGTTGCTTGGGTGTATTGCTTACTCTTTCAAGGGGTTTCCGCCAACCATGGTGATTAATGTGTACAAGATCAGGCCTATAGCGAGTAGAACCTTACCAAGAGCAAGCCAGACTGATATCCAATCAGTATACGTCCAGGAAGGCAACAATCAACCAGTGAATCATAAGTACTCACATTCAGCTTCGCCGAATAGGTCCGCACGATATACGTTGATTGCCAGatagagaaggagagagacCGATATGAGGATGGCGGGTGACTCGGAGTAGCCCCAGTAGGATACGAGCGTGTTTACTACTGTAGCTTCGAAGATGACGAATGATGTTTGAGCAAACTGCATTGATCTTTTGTCAGCAATATATACCATGGAAAAATTGGAGAGACTTACAAAGTGGTTGTAGCCGACCATGGTGCCCAAAGCCGGGTCAACCATCCGGCCAGCAAGACGAATGAAAGATCCGTCGAGTGGAAATAAGGAGACAATTTCCAGTTCTACGGCACGTCTGTGAGCATGCCTTCTGACTCCAAATACCTCTAATGCTTACGACATTGAGCAATAGAGTAAACAACTGTGGCCCAAAAGATAAAGCCTGTCAATTCGTCATTAGCGTCACTAGAGTCCAACCATCTGCCGAGGACTGACTCACCTATCAACAGAGCAACAGGTCCCGCAGTGACACCTGAGCCGATAGCCACAAATAAAGCGGCACCGATAGCTCCTGCTATGGATGAAAGTTGGATCTGTCGAGCATTGAGTTTCCGATGATTGACTGAGTCAAGCACCCTAGCTCTCATGatatctccttctcccgtCTCATTGATATGGATCTCTGTCTGGTCGACAGACCCCGCCACCTTCGGATCATAGTCCTCCATCTCATAGGCTTTCGGAGAGTCTGaccccatcttctctcagCTGTTATGTATGTCAAGAGCGTGATAGGAAGGGGTTAATCAAGAAGCGTGGATGATGCGACAGTCTCCGATTTTGCTTGTATATTATAGTCGACACCAATAACTGTTGTTTGTAACTCCTTCAAGGCGATTGGAGACATTGCGGACCGGGAAGTCCTATATAACAGCGCTGGCTTTGTAGTTGATTATCCTGGAGTTGGACAAGCCGGACTCATAAGAGTGAGAGTGTTGAATTCGATCTGTACCCCTTCAAAAATGGACACCGGATGTATATATTCACAGCGTTGGAATGAAGTccggaagagggagaacCGAGAGCGAATCGGCAATACTACCGGCTGAGTGATTGGAGGTGATAAGTGTACTAGAAAGATAGGTATTGCTTCTAGAAGTTTGCATTTCGATCGATGATTGTTAAGTTGTCGGCTCCTTGGTTGTCGGTCTTCCATTGGACTCGTGGCTTGTCTACTTGTGTCGGGCCCGAGGAAAATTGAAGAGCATGAACTGCGAATTGGGAAAGGTGGTGCGAAAATTACCACTCTGGGAAATTTTGCGACTTGAACGGAGCCCATTTCTCGTATCTGGATTCCTCTATTTAGTATCAGCTGATAGCGTTCCGTTTTGTCGATATTTCGATTCGTCCAGCAAAACAGGGCAACAATTGGGTCAAATGTAAGTGACTGCCGTCCAGAATAAGTTTGAATTCCAGACTGAAGGGCACGCACATCAGCAAAAAGAGGGCGAAAGGCGAACAAGCGTTCAATTTCGTATCGTCGAAGGAATGAACGGTATCTATATCGGCTCTGCCTTCAGTAGTCATCAACGGTATACCATTGCCAACTGACGTATATTCCTTGGCCTCAAAAAGAATTTGAACTCCTAGGTTAGTAACATGATGAACAATTGTTCTCCACCGGATGTAGTGGACTCTAATTCTAGAGTGTAGCATACTTTTAGACGTTATACATATAGTCGATGTACATCAAGAAGTGGATATGCAAACAAGCCTCCTCTTATTATCTAGCTCACCTGCACAGCTTTCAGACACTGCAGTTCATCATACTTTACACAATGACCAAGCCAGCATCTCTCACTTACCTCGAAGCCTCTACCCCTCTGGAAGAAATTTACAAAGTCATCGAGCGCGATGGCGGTGTCATAATTCGCAACTTCCTCTCATCCGAGCTCCTTCAAGAAGCCATGAGCTCCATCGAACCCCATTTTGCTGTACGAGGCAACTACGAATCCAAGTCGACTCACCAGGAGCTGGGTGAAgactttttcccttctgGCTCTCTTCGAATTTATGGTTTGCTTGGTAAAATTCCCCAGGTTATCACCAAGATTGTACGCCTTCCAACTTGGCAGGGCGTTATGGCACGGTTCCTCAAGTGAGTTTGTCTCTTGTTCAAATGAACTACTACTGAGACTTGTAATTTGTTTTAGCGACGAGTATTCTTCATACACTGGTGAAAAATTGATTCCTCAAAAGAGCGGCTATATGCTTGCTTCGACAGCTGCCCTTCGACTTGTTCCAGGGGCCCAGAAACAGCCACTTCATCGGGTAGGTGCTCTTCTGTCCGTTTTCATGCCATCAAGTTTCAGCATTTGACTTCAAAACAGGACCAGATCGCCTATCAAATTCGACCCGATCCTACCAATCCCCTTTTCACACCCATGGTCGGCTGCCTCATCGCCGGGTCCAAGTGTACTAAGAAAAACGGCGCCACTGCTGTCATCCCTGGCTCTCACCTCTGGGGTCCTGACCGTGCCCCCCAGGTCGAGGAATGTACTTATGCTGAAATGGAGGCTGGGGACGCTCTCTTCACCCTTGGGTCTTGTTATCACGGGGCAGGCGAGAACCAATGCGAGAAGTCTGATCCAGATGCTCTGAGGACCCTTTTCGCTGTCTTTGGCCAGAGAGATTATTTCAggcaagatcaagaagagattCTCTCCACACCGCTCGAGCTTGCTAGGACCTTCCCTGAAGATATTCTGAGGATTGCTGGCTACTGTAAGTACTTCGTAAGCCTCGTGAAGGGATTGGACCTGAATTCGCACAGATAAGGCTGTCGGAGGTGTTGGTTACGTCGAAGACCACCAGGATCCTGTCGAGTTCCTCAAGGCTGGATCAAGCCTCGGCCAATTTGCTCCCGTCCCCAGCAAGAGCTATGTTTGAAAACAGTTGGGGTTTTAATAGTATCCTGTACGAGGAGTACTGGTACTGTTTTATTTTGATGCGATTATGTGTATATAACGTATGCGCAAGGCGTCAGTCACGTGAGGTGAACGCGCGTTAATAAACTAAATAAAATAATCTCTCGTTCGTTCGTTGCCTTCTGATCATcgtttctcttcttgctccaCCCTTTCAACCAGCTATCGCAAGAAACATGCCAAGAATAAACTACAGAGCACGTATCGTCGAAGTGCTGTCCGTCTCCCCGGAACATGATGCAGGAGAGCATATTAATCCGAGCGAGAATCATGGCATGCGAAGTCTCATTTGtagggagaagagaggatatgGAATCGTTGGATGAGCCGGCTGTCacaagagaaaagaagcacGGTCTTGATGGAGCGACGCGGATAGGGCtgaaaagggagaagaacgGAAGCAATGGCCACTACTGATGCGCATGAACAAAGATGCGATGATCGCAAAGTAACAATTATTCATATATGTGATTATCTATTTGTACACAATCAGTATGTTAATCTATATTATTCACAATGCAGTAGTAACCCAAAAGGCGCAAAAAAAATTGTAAATAGTCCATTTCTATCCTTtacttttccctttcctccagccttctcaacctctctttcaactcttccatctcccttctATCCTCCCTCGCTTTCCTCTCTATTTCATATCGTACCATCTCCCTCAAGCTGTCTGCACTCTGCTGCAAACTCGTTAATAACCTCTCTGCCGCGCCGGCCGTATTTCTAAACTCTTGGACCGCCACACCTTGCTCCGCATGCAGGTTCGACACACGCGAGACAAGGTCTGACAAGTGATGCTGGAGAGTCGTAGAGGACGAGAGGGAGTCGTAAAGCGCGTTGAACGGGTGGAGGAAGGCTTCGCGTGAGGGAATTGATAGAGGTTGGAgtggggaggaaggtgggCTGCCGGTATGGGAATGGGTATGGGTGTGGGTGTGGGTATGGGAATGAGGTTGGGTGCTTGGTCTAGTcagaggaggtggtggtggggaaaGTGGTCCATCGAAACGGGGCGGGAAAGCTCCCGGCACAGTAAAGTTTCTCCCACTGCCCATCGGGGGACCACCTCGACTTTCAGTCCGCCAGTAATacccttgctgctgctgtcgcGCAAACTCGTGCCCATCACTTCgctccctctcccctccccctGGCGCACCAGCATCAGCACCAGTCCGTGAGTGCGATATCGGTGCCGTCCTGGGATCGGAGAGGTAATGgaacgaggaagagaatgaaggaagaacCTTCGGTGGAAGAGCAGTCTGTGAGCCAGAAGGTGGTTCAAAGTTTGCTTGTTGTGTAATCAATCGTTGGTCTAGGGGTGCGCTCTATGGAGTTGTGAGTTATCAATAACTAACAGTAAACAGCTATCAAAGTTTTAAACTCACCTTGGAAGCAGGAACGACATCTTTATCGCTAACCCCTGTCATAAtactcatcttctccactttatccttgatcttctcccttcttctccctaCGCCACCGCTTGTAGGGAGGACAGCGCCCGACAAAGACGGGGCTTCAGACGGTTTCCAAGCCTTGTACGTCGAGGGTTCCCTCGAAGATTCTTTTGGTGTACCGGGTGGTACGGCCGAACTGCCAGCGGCTTCGCGCCGTCGAGCTGCAATAAGggcttgctgctgctccttGATAGATAATGTATCGCGGACCTACTTTACGAATCAATTCCAAAATCCaaaatgagaagaaaggaaaggaaataTGAATTACCGTTTTGAGCTGTTCGCCATCGATCGTTTTAAAATCAAAACCCATCACCACCGGGCTCGGTACAGCCCCATAAATGTCATacccctcttcccttcttgcctCTCTACTCGCCGCAAAGCCCACTGGTGGATTCGCAGCTGCGTTTGCAGATGAGGCCGGATGCCCAACTTTTTTGTTACTCGTCTGACTCTGACTGCTCTCACCTGTACTCGGTCCCGAACCGGAGCCAGAACCGGGCTCCTTGTTTGGAGAAGTGGTTTGGGGCACGGCAAGAGGCAAAGGTTTGGACTTCGTCAATCTCCGGCGCTTATCCTTGTGttctccatcatccgcTTCTTGTCTGGTCGAGTGACAGTCAAGTATGTCCGCGTGGGATTGTCGACCACCATGATCATGGTGACGAACGTTGGGGTTAGGTatggaagggagagaagggggaAGGGTGTAAACGGTCGGtaaggaggtggagatggatacGCGACGAGAGTGCGGGACGGTAGGCGGTGGGGTGAGGTAAGTGGTTGTATTGATAGGTGTCATAGGAGTATGAATGCGAGCCAGTTTGTGTTTTCGGTTTTCGGGGGTGGAAACGGAAGCCATAAAGATGGTCgacaggagaagagaagagaaaagttTTGTCAGCCAAAAGGGTTACCAATCAATGACAGAAGAGAGGTCCGGCCTAGAAGATAAAaatgaagggaaaaggTCGCAACGAGAAGTCTCTCTTATACAAGAACAAAACCTCGACAACCGAGAAATCATATCGTCCTTTCGAGCTCAGTGACATCGCCTGCCCCGTTGCCCTCGCCCGTGGAAATGTAATTTCGATGAAACAGGCTTCGTCATACCGATCAATGGACCGAGCCAGGGGGCAAGGTGGTGTGAtgtgagaaaggagaggaggtgcAGCGGGGAGATGGGGGTGTCAGAAGGTAAGAAGGCGTTAATCCGACCTTTTGATCGGGCTAGTAAATGTCTCACTTGCTGCCCCGCGTTCTGAAGGATATCTGCTTTGCAACGCTTGCGAAGGGTTCGTGGAATGCCAGCTACTTATCGACTGGCCGCTTCTGGTGTCAAGAAGCATGAGAGATCATAAAGGCACTACTCATTGCGGTTGATGAGACACTTTGAAAGGAGGACGAACCGCAAACGCACAAAAAAACAGGAGTTTACTACCGTTCTGACGCCAAAAGTCAACCCACAGGCATGGCGGCATCTCGTAAAAGACCGTTTTTAACAGCTGACATCGCTTCCAATCTTCATTTAAAGAAGCTGAGAGGAGTGTATTAAAAACCGAAACATGAAAGGACGATCCATCCCTTCGCACGTAATCGTGCAAACACACTCTCTCACCAGTTAAAAATGAAATAAAACTCACACATCCTTTCTTCGcctgctcttccctctcgAGCTGTTTGCAGTCACAGGCGTTGGCAGTTGCTGCTGGTCATGTACCGATACAGCCTCAGCTGTTTCTCGGTCACGGTCACCATCCGCGTCTGGCGAGCCCGTCGCCCCCTTGGGGAGGTCTCTCATGCTTGAAGTCCTTTTGAGGTTGATCGGTGGTAAAGGAGGACCGAGTGGTTGACCGAAAGAGTATGTTTGGCGAATACGGGGATGGGGAGGGCGATAGAATGAGTGCGGGTGCGAGAAAGGGTAAGTGTGGGTGTCAGGCGGCGATAGCATGAGGATAAACGGCAGATTGGGGATACGAGATGACATGGATGGTGTATCAGCGATTGCGGTGGACATGGCGTTGCAATTTAACAATAGCGAGATAGGAGCGGAATATATAAAGCAGAGCCGTGATGTTAGTGTGCCATAGACGTACACACAATATAAATCAGGTTTTGTGTGTGATCGTTGTCGAGACGATGAGGAGAGAATGTGAGCAGAGTGACCGTGCGATGGGAATATAGAAAGATAAAAGCACAATAGATCAGCACATGCTTAGTAGAGAACAATAGACATACGGGTGTACGGTGGACCCTGTGACGGGCGGGAAGCGTGAGTTATCTGTGGCCATTGT from Cryptococcus neoformans var. neoformans B-3501A chromosome 4, whole genome shotgun sequence includes:
- a CDS encoding hypothetical protein (Similar to gi|40882268|emb|CAF06092.1| probable carnitine transport protein [Neurospora crassa], FASTA scores: opt: 1485, E(): 1.4e-88, (41.682% identity (75.503% similar) in 547 aa overlap (17-556:25-561)); HMMPfam hit to AA_permease, Amino acid permease, score: 364.4, E(): 1.4e-106), whose translation is MGSDSPKAYEMEDYDPKVAGSVDQTEIHINETGEGDIMRARVLDSVNHRKLNARQIQLSSIAGAIGAALFVAIGSGVTAGPVALLIGFIFWATVVYSIAQCQLEIVSLFPLDGSFIRLAGRMVDPALGTMVGYNHFFAQTSFVIFEATVVNTLVSYWGYSESPAILISVSLLLYLAINVYRADLFGEAEFWLALGKVLLAIGLILYTLITMVGGNPLKDRFGFRYWKDPGPWAGDSPSTRLESFINAVNTAGFCIGGPEYISMIAGEATDPRKTVPRAFKTIMARLVVFFIGGALCVGILVPYNDPTLVAGDGTYAGGSPYVISMNRLKIPVLPSIVTAALLTCIVSGGNAYTFNASRSLHALALDGKAPAVLRRLNKKGVPYLAVIVVMLFSCLAYLALGSTSAKVLNWILNFCTAATMLNWCVMAFTYVRFYSAMKVQNIDRKEFLPVYSKFQPFAGYWALCWACLFIWLQGYSVFLKGNWNVATFIFNYGIIALAGAIGLFFKIYERTPFHKSKDVDLHSDLDFFDALNQYYQQKKDDSPPATVKDKIMAKLF
- a CDS encoding hypothetical protein (Similar to gi|46313697|ref|ZP_00214286.1| COG5285: Protein involved in biosynthesis of mitomycin antibiotics/polyketide fumonisin [Burkholderia cepacia R18194], FASTA scores: opt: 397, E(): 2.3e-19, (34.081% identity (61.435% similar) in 223 aa overlap (89-306:1-216)); HMMPfam hit to PhyH, Phytanoyl-CoA dioxygenase (PhyH), score: 43.0, E(): 8.2e-10), which gives rise to MTKPASLTYLEASTPLEEIYKVIERDGGVIIRNFLSSELLQEAMSSIEPHFAVRGNYESKSTHQELGEDFFPSGSLRIYGLLGKIPQVITKIVRLPTWQGVMARFLNDEYSSYTGEKLIPQKSGYMLASTAALRLVPGAQKQPLHRDQIAYQIRPDPTNPLFTPMVGCLIAGSKCTKKNGATAVIPGSHLWGPDRAPQVEECTYAEMEAGDALFTLGSCYHGAGENQCEKSDPDALRTLFAVFGQRDYFRQDQEEILSTPLELARTFPEDILRIAGYYKAVGGVGYVEDHQDPVEFLKAGSSLGQFAPVPSKSYV
- a CDS encoding hypothetical protein (Similar to gi|40742554|gb|EAA61744.1| hypothetical protein AN7373.2 [Aspergillus nidulans FGSC A4], FASTA scores: opt: 1901, E(): 1.8e-113, (46.041% identity (76.540% similar) in 682 aa overlap (1-670:1-661))); this encodes MSSTVLPQGAGYGVVIGMGLFFSLLMVGIAKLQTRYTSHKTSSAEEFNSASRSVPPGLIAAGIVSAWTWAATLLQSSATAYKFGISGPWWYASGAAIQVLLFAMISSKLKQHAPFCHTYLEIIKARWGRAAHLVFLFFALATNIIVSTMLILGGSATVTDLTGMNTVAACFLIPLGVSIYVLTGGMRATLIADYSHTLVLYCILISFALVAYATSPIIGSPSKMWELLNYAAEANPISGNAQGSYLTMRSKSGLIFGVLNIVGNFGTVFNDQAYWQRAIASDPKTSVKAFLWGGIAWFGIPLGIATSLGLSAVALAHGTSTPIITLTPDEVSAGLPAVKAASALMGQSGATAMLILLFLAVTSACSAEQIAVSSILTYDIFGTYIRPNPSEKQILWVSHVCIFSYALFMGAIATAFNYIGVSMGYLYELMGCIIGSAVVPIALCITWRKCNGTGACVGAVLGFCAGVAGWLGITSTLNDGVINVTTTFGDYEMLTGNLLSIGVGGIITVAWSYIHPANFDWDITRSINNKEDFTLTENTAPPLAYDDEKEKLDGEGEGFQGGAEPMRNTTHTTVEAQPTDMTKENEELQKAFRFAAIAALSLVVILIFVIPLPLFFTSHVYPVKGFTAWVCISLIWLFVGLGMVGVYPAWEAREGLMKVGKGIVRDITRQN